One genomic window of Candidatus Cloacimonadota bacterium includes the following:
- a CDS encoding T9SS type A sorting domain-containing protein has protein sequence DLKIQKSSVQIYNIKGQLVRSLSHKEDSLEHLLFWDGRDNNSRKVSSGIYLMKIEIESQGMKKEYFRNCIFLK, from the coding sequence CTGATTTGAAGATCCAAAAAAGTTCTGTTCAAATTTACAATATAAAAGGACAACTTGTTCGATCTCTTTCTCATAAAGAAGATAGTTTGGAACATCTTTTATTCTGGGATGGTCGTGATAATAATTCGAGAAAAGTTTCCAGCGGAATCTATTTAATGAAAATCGAGATCGAATCACAAGGAATGAAAAAGGAATATTTCCGAAATTGTATTTTCCTGAAATAA